Proteins from a single region of Megachile rotundata isolate GNS110a chromosome 7, iyMegRotu1, whole genome shotgun sequence:
- the LOC100882100 gene encoding DDB1- and CUL4-associated factor 6 isoform X2: MKKTRSSIFHDIYYQPYDDCTRMKLYSSSKASLQMMQRMALLKRLKVHNGCVNSVCWNATGDLILSGSDDQHLVLTNAYNYEVLTDCKTSHRANIFSAKFLPNSGDHRIVSCSGDGIILYTDLMRRTKTFHNQFNCHSGTTYKIATIPGEPHNFLSCGEDGSVRWFDLRIKDKCSAPRCTEDVLISCERAITALSVNLTSPHQIAIGCSDSTVRIFDRRTLGTPATGWTDKARAVRPICSFTVPEFEGNSHRITSLNYSPDGQDVLVSYSSDHLYLFNVKDQASVQLKKSIGTGKGMGKKKRLRSPLPVRRLRLRGDWSDTGPDARPECEGGRRSGTEIAQARPVLHTSLMQRMTDVLSRMLNDPATRAALCGGGEDSLEGVIDHQENTQNNNESVAESSEERHNETEGAERAVSQSNQEADVSDQQVDRQENPSCSGVQSKPETSYSAETEGEASSNQTTDETSVECKSYVPMETESSQVESQKCSVQPCSSRATDNSNDAPEEDQVSSDDSPCTSMGNKQEGHMMKNLQDRLTKMRVGFLEKHGSEPAVSLTYTDKSSTSATISLGVADEMIRDGYHAGPSGSRGSGTFSGRSHDKHIRYNNTHEKTDESDYTDSDDEDLQSGERLRSAMETDTDEAVGSSRSRRGSATFDKTYVTELRVKQKYMGHRNARTMIKEANFWGNDFVMSGSDCGHVFVWEKETAKLCMLLEADQHVVNCLQPHPFLPLLATAGIDYDVKLWAPINEESSFDEKFAEDLKKRNAVMLEETKDTMTVPAVFMIRMLACLNQIRRGRGRNRRRSGDESGELRGS, from the exons ATGAAGAAGACACGTTCGAGTATTTTTCATGACATttattaccagccatatgatGATTGCACCAGGATGAAGCTTTACTCTAGCAGTAAAG CGAGTCTACAAATGATGCAGCGTATGGCATTGTTAAAAAGATTAAAAGTTCATAATGGTTGTGTAAATTCTGTTTGTTGGAACGCAACTGGTGATTTAATATTGTCTGGTAGCGATGATCAACACCTTGTGCTTACAAATGCATACAATTATGAG GTATTGACAGACTGTAAAACCAGTCATAGAGCTAACATATTTAGCGCGAAATTTTTGCCTAATAGCGGAGATCATCGAATAGTTTCGTGTAGTGGTGATGGCATTATTTTGTATACAG ATTTAATGAGAAGAACTAAAACATTTCATAATCAGTTTAATTGTCACAGTGGTACTACTTATAAAATAGCAACAATACCTGGTGAACCGCATAATTTTCTAAGCTGTGGAGAGGATGGTAGTGTGAGGTGGTTTGATTTAAGAATAAAAGATAAATGTAGTGCACCTAGATGTACAGAG GATGTATTAATTTCATGTGAAAGAGCTATAACTGCCTTATCAGTAAATCTAACTTCACCCCATCAAATAGCAATTGGTTGTTCTGATAGCACTGTTAGGATATTTGATAGAAGAACTCTAGGAACACCAGCTACTG GTTGGACAGACAAAGCTAGAGCAGTAAGGCCTATATGCAGTTTCACTGTTCCAGAATTTGAAGGAAATTCTCATAGAATAACGTCTTTAAATTACAGTCCTGATGGGCAAGATGTGCTTGTTAGTTACAGCAGTGATCATCTGTACCTGTTCAATGTGAAG GATCAAGCCAGCgtacaattaaaaaaatctaTTGGTACGGGAAAAGGAATGGGTAAAAAGAAAAGATTACGGTCGCCATTACCGGTACGTAGATTAAGACTTAGGGGAGACTGGTCCGATACTGGTCCTGATGCTCGACCCGAGTGCGAGGGCGGTCGACGTAGCGGTACAG AAATTGCTCAAGCCAGACCAGTTCTTCACACATCATTAATGCAAAGAATGACAGATGTTCTTAGTAGAATGTTAAACGATCCAGCTACTAGAGCAGCGTTGTGCGGTGGTGGCGAGGACAGTTTAGAAGGTGTAATTGATCATCAAGAAAACACGCAAAATAACAACGAAAGTGTGGCAGAATCTAGCGAGGAAAGACATAACGAAACTGAAGGAGCAGAAAGAGCTGTGTCTCAGAGTAATCAAGAAGCag ATGTGTCAGATCAACAAGTAGATAGACAGGAAAATCCAAGTTGTAGTGGTGTACAAAGTAAACCTGAAACGAGTTATTCTGCGGAAACGGAAGGAGAAGCATCATCTAATCAAACAACCGATGAAACTTCGGTTGAATGCAAATCATATGTTCCTATGGAAACTGAATCTAGTCAAGTAGAATCACAAAAGTGTTCTGTTCAACCTTGTTCTTCACGAGCCACGGACAATTCAAATGACGCTCCAGAAGAAGATCAAGTTAGTAGCGACGATTCACCGTGTACCAGCATGGGAAATAAACAGGAAGGGCACATGATGAAAAACCTTCAAGATAGACTAACGAAAATGAGAGTTGGTTTCCTTGAAAA ACACGGGAGCGAGCCTGCTGTGAGTTTAACTTACACAGACAAAAGCTCAACAAGTGCTACGATATCTCTCGGTGTAGCCGACGAAATGATTCGTGATGGTTACCATGCAG GACCATCTGGAAGTCGCGGCAGCGGAACATTCTCGGGCAGAAGTCATGACAAACATATACGATATAATAACACGCACGAAA AGACTGATGAAAGTGATTATACCGATAGCGACGACGAAGATTTACAGTCTGGAGAAAg ATTAAGAAGCGCAATGGAAACAGACACGGACGAAGCTGTCGGTAGCTCTCGATCGCGTCGGGGATCCGCGACCTTCGATAAAACATACGTAACGGAGCTTCGTGTGAAGCAAAAATACATGGGGCATCGCAACGCTAG GACCATGATCAAAGAGGCAAACTTCTGGGGCAACGATTTCGTCATGTCGGGTAGCGACTGTGGTCACGTGTTCGTATGGGAAAAAGAAACGGCCAAGTTGTGTATGTTACTCGAAGCGGACCAACACGTTGTGAACTGTTTGCAACCGCATCCGTTCTTGCCGTTGTTGGCTACAGCCGGCATCGACTACGACGTTAAACTCTGGGCACCGATAAACGAAGAATCCAGCTTCGATGAAAAGTTTGCCGAGGAT CTGAAAAAGAGGAACGCAGTCATGTTGGAAGAGACCAAAGATACAATGACTGTACCTGCTGTATTCATGATCAGAATGCTGGCATGTCTCAATCAGATACGCAGAG GGCGCGGTCGAAACAGGAGGAGAAGCGGTGACGAGAGCGGCGAATTAAGAGGTAGTTAA
- the LOC100882100 gene encoding DDB1- and CUL4-associated factor 6 isoform X1 has translation MKKTRSSIFHDIYYQPYDDCTRMKLYSSSKASLQMMQRMALLKRLKVHNGCVNSVCWNATGDLILSGSDDQHLVLTNAYNYEVLTDCKTSHRANIFSAKFLPNSGDHRIVSCSGDGIILYTDLMRRTKTFHNQFNCHSGTTYKIATIPGEPHNFLSCGEDGSVRWFDLRIKDKCSAPRCTEDVLISCERAITALSVNLTSPHQIAIGCSDSTVRIFDRRTLGTPATGWTDKARAVRPICSFTVPEFEGNSHRITSLNYSPDGQDVLVSYSSDHLYLFNVKDQASVQLKKSIGTGKGMGKKKRLRSPLPVRRLRLRGDWSDTGPDARPECEGGRRSGTEIAQARPVLHTSLMQRMTDVLSRMLNDPATRAALCGGGEDSLEGVIDHQENTQNNNESVAESSEERHNETEGAERAVSQSNQEADVSDQQVDRQENPSCSGVQSKPETSYSAETEGEASSNQTTDETSVECKSYVPMETESSQVESQKCSVQPCSSRATDNSNDAPEEDQVSSDDSPCTSMGNKQEGHMMKNLQDRLTKMRVGFLEKHGSEPAVSLTYTDKSSTSATISLGVADEMIRDGYHAGPSGSRGSGTFSGRSHDKHIRYNNTHEKTDESDYTDSDDEDLQSGERLRSAMETDTDEAVGSSRSRRGSATFDKTYVTELRVKQKYMGHRNASFFRTMIKEANFWGNDFVMSGSDCGHVFVWEKETAKLCMLLEADQHVVNCLQPHPFLPLLATAGIDYDVKLWAPINEESSFDEKFAEDLKKRNAVMLEETKDTMTVPAVFMIRMLACLNQIRRGRGRNRRRSGDESGELRGS, from the exons ATGAAGAAGACACGTTCGAGTATTTTTCATGACATttattaccagccatatgatGATTGCACCAGGATGAAGCTTTACTCTAGCAGTAAAG CGAGTCTACAAATGATGCAGCGTATGGCATTGTTAAAAAGATTAAAAGTTCATAATGGTTGTGTAAATTCTGTTTGTTGGAACGCAACTGGTGATTTAATATTGTCTGGTAGCGATGATCAACACCTTGTGCTTACAAATGCATACAATTATGAG GTATTGACAGACTGTAAAACCAGTCATAGAGCTAACATATTTAGCGCGAAATTTTTGCCTAATAGCGGAGATCATCGAATAGTTTCGTGTAGTGGTGATGGCATTATTTTGTATACAG ATTTAATGAGAAGAACTAAAACATTTCATAATCAGTTTAATTGTCACAGTGGTACTACTTATAAAATAGCAACAATACCTGGTGAACCGCATAATTTTCTAAGCTGTGGAGAGGATGGTAGTGTGAGGTGGTTTGATTTAAGAATAAAAGATAAATGTAGTGCACCTAGATGTACAGAG GATGTATTAATTTCATGTGAAAGAGCTATAACTGCCTTATCAGTAAATCTAACTTCACCCCATCAAATAGCAATTGGTTGTTCTGATAGCACTGTTAGGATATTTGATAGAAGAACTCTAGGAACACCAGCTACTG GTTGGACAGACAAAGCTAGAGCAGTAAGGCCTATATGCAGTTTCACTGTTCCAGAATTTGAAGGAAATTCTCATAGAATAACGTCTTTAAATTACAGTCCTGATGGGCAAGATGTGCTTGTTAGTTACAGCAGTGATCATCTGTACCTGTTCAATGTGAAG GATCAAGCCAGCgtacaattaaaaaaatctaTTGGTACGGGAAAAGGAATGGGTAAAAAGAAAAGATTACGGTCGCCATTACCGGTACGTAGATTAAGACTTAGGGGAGACTGGTCCGATACTGGTCCTGATGCTCGACCCGAGTGCGAGGGCGGTCGACGTAGCGGTACAG AAATTGCTCAAGCCAGACCAGTTCTTCACACATCATTAATGCAAAGAATGACAGATGTTCTTAGTAGAATGTTAAACGATCCAGCTACTAGAGCAGCGTTGTGCGGTGGTGGCGAGGACAGTTTAGAAGGTGTAATTGATCATCAAGAAAACACGCAAAATAACAACGAAAGTGTGGCAGAATCTAGCGAGGAAAGACATAACGAAACTGAAGGAGCAGAAAGAGCTGTGTCTCAGAGTAATCAAGAAGCag ATGTGTCAGATCAACAAGTAGATAGACAGGAAAATCCAAGTTGTAGTGGTGTACAAAGTAAACCTGAAACGAGTTATTCTGCGGAAACGGAAGGAGAAGCATCATCTAATCAAACAACCGATGAAACTTCGGTTGAATGCAAATCATATGTTCCTATGGAAACTGAATCTAGTCAAGTAGAATCACAAAAGTGTTCTGTTCAACCTTGTTCTTCACGAGCCACGGACAATTCAAATGACGCTCCAGAAGAAGATCAAGTTAGTAGCGACGATTCACCGTGTACCAGCATGGGAAATAAACAGGAAGGGCACATGATGAAAAACCTTCAAGATAGACTAACGAAAATGAGAGTTGGTTTCCTTGAAAA ACACGGGAGCGAGCCTGCTGTGAGTTTAACTTACACAGACAAAAGCTCAACAAGTGCTACGATATCTCTCGGTGTAGCCGACGAAATGATTCGTGATGGTTACCATGCAG GACCATCTGGAAGTCGCGGCAGCGGAACATTCTCGGGCAGAAGTCATGACAAACATATACGATATAATAACACGCACGAAA AGACTGATGAAAGTGATTATACCGATAGCGACGACGAAGATTTACAGTCTGGAGAAAg ATTAAGAAGCGCAATGGAAACAGACACGGACGAAGCTGTCGGTAGCTCTCGATCGCGTCGGGGATCCGCGACCTTCGATAAAACATACGTAACGGAGCTTCGTGTGAAGCAAAAATACATGGGGCATCGCAACGCTAG TTTCTTTAGGACCATGATCAAAGAGGCAAACTTCTGGGGCAACGATTTCGTCATGTCGGGTAGCGACTGTGGTCACGTGTTCGTATGGGAAAAAGAAACGGCCAAGTTGTGTATGTTACTCGAAGCGGACCAACACGTTGTGAACTGTTTGCAACCGCATCCGTTCTTGCCGTTGTTGGCTACAGCCGGCATCGACTACGACGTTAAACTCTGGGCACCGATAAACGAAGAATCCAGCTTCGATGAAAAGTTTGCCGAGGAT CTGAAAAAGAGGAACGCAGTCATGTTGGAAGAGACCAAAGATACAATGACTGTACCTGCTGTATTCATGATCAGAATGCTGGCATGTCTCAATCAGATACGCAGAG GGCGCGGTCGAAACAGGAGGAGAAGCGGTGACGAGAGCGGCGAATTAAGAGGTAGTTAA
- the Msh6 gene encoding DNA mismatch repair protein Msh6, with protein sequence MSKVNTLYNYFTSPKTPKQTNNKPVPAEKPSTPKSSKEQKNKAKTPSKGKENKNVEDRKRVYKDDDENEEEEDEPVRPKKRRLIIPDVDSGDDTGDEFKPENESEESDSGSEGVTESEPETVSEEESPEKKRKVSNNSRGRQGARTKKNGKEDKKESKLSQQNQTQSSNNVVESWPHLKYDFLQPNKIRDINRKPLSDPDYDPKTVYVPQDFLNQQTPAMRQWWELKSKHYDCVLFFKVGKFYELYHMDAVVGVNELNLTYMRGEFAHSGFPEIGYGRFSASLIEKGYKVARVEQTENPEMMAQRCSKMHRPTKFDKVVKREICQISTRGTRAYTALDVEASTPNSNYLLSLIEKCQSGSNTSHYGVCFLDTTIGDFYLGQFEDDRCSSRLLTLLAHYPPVHVVYERGNLSQKTLKILDNTLAACMKEPLLRESQFWSSSTTLKNLHEGDYFKKSDSEFSWPEGLRPYLNEGDSLGLTPADDKELAVHALGGCIYLLKDYFLEQQLLAQGRFKSYTPPDFLEDGSSTTSKFANNMILDAITINNLRIFGDGSLMKTLDRCCTAFGKRLLREWICRPSCRKNVILERQEAIQELMDHSETVQSARSMLATLPDLERLLSKIHAQGNAARLNNHPDGRAIMFEGQTYSKRKILDFTTTLNGFEEALKIVALFEDFNTALITRCTKIEPDGEFPSLRETLDYFKTAFDHEEAKKVGCIVPKKGVDAEYDSVLMELSDVKKDAEQYLEKQKQHFGVKVTFFGSDKKRYQIEIPDSQVKKVGSGYELTSQRKGYKRYYTAEAKELLSRQIAAEEHKDKVLKDLNRRIFAQFSEKYDMWSAAVYKLSILDVLISLAEYALSGDMCVPEIVSDTDGEIFIEIRDGRHPCILSDSFIPNDTLLGIGDSASFMILTGPNMGGKSTLMRQVALLTIMTQIGSYVPASSCRLTLVDRIFTRLGANDDILAGQSTFLVELSETAAILQHATPYSLVLLDELGRGTSTYDGTAIAASVVDALTKLKCRTLFSTHYHSLVEDYKNKKDITLAHMACMVENEEEGEVSQETVTFLYKLSEGACPKSYGFNAARLAGVPLVITNRGHEISKKLEKETNQKQLFAALCKANGSAIKELIAVI encoded by the exons ATGTCTAAAGTAAATACATTGTACAATTACTTCACGTCACCGAAAACTCCGAAACAAACGAATAACAAACCGGTACCGGCTGAAAAACCTTCAACACCGAAAAGCAGTAAGGAACAAAAGAACAAAG CCAAAACTCCAAGCAAAGGGAAAGAAAATAAGAATGTTGAGGATAGAAAAAGAGTTTACAAAGATGATGACGagaatgaagaagaagaagatgaacCAGTTAGACCAAAGAAACGAAGGTTAATTATTCCTGATGTTGATTCTGGAGATGATACTGGGGATGAGTTCAAGCCTG AGAATGAATCAGAAGAGTCTGATTCTGGATCTGAAGGAGTTACTGAAAGTGAACCAGAGACTGTAAGCGAAGAAGAATCACCAGAG aaaaaaagaaaagtttcTAATAATAGTAGAGGTAGGCAGGGAGCAAGGACAAAAAAGAATGGTAAAGAA GATAAGAAGGAGTCAAAACTGTCTCAACAAAATCAAACACAGAGTTCAAACAATGTTGTGGAATCTTGGCCACATTTAAAATATGATTTCTTGCAACCAAATAAGATACGGGACATCAATAGAAAACCTTTGAGTGATCCAGACTATGATCCTAAAACTGTTTATGTTCCCCAGGACTTTTTGAATCAGCAGACTCcg GCAATGAGGCAGTGGTGGGAATTGAAAAGTAAACATTACGATTGCGTTCTTTTCTTTAAAGTAGGAAAGTTTTATGAATTGTACCACATGGACGCTGTTGTTGGGGTCAATGAACTTAATCTGACATATATGAGG GGTGAATTTGCACACTCTGGGTTTCCTGAAATCGGCTACGGTCGTTTCTCTGCAAGTCTTATAGAGAAAGGATATAAAGTAGCCAGGGTAGAGCAAACTGAGAACCCAGAAATGATGGCACAACGTTGTAGTAAAA TGCACAGACCAACAAAATTCGATAAAGTTGTTAAAAGGGAAATTTGTCAGATAAGTACCAGGGGTACAAGAGCATACACTGCATTGGATGTAGAAGCATCAACGCCGAATTCCAATTACCTTTTATCGCTTATTGAGAAATGCCAATCTGGTTCAAACACGTCCCATTACGGAGTTTGCTTCTTGGACACTACGATAGGAGATTTTTACCTTGGACAGTTTGAAGACGATCGTTGCAGTTCTAGGCTGTTGACTTTACTTGCTCACTATCCACCTGTTCAC GTCGTGTACGAACGTGGGAATTTATCTCAAAAGACATTGAAAATCTTAGATAATACTTTAGCGGCATGTATGAAAGAACCTCTGTTACGCGAATCACAATTTTGGTCTTCCTCGACTACGTTGAAA AATCTTCATGAAGGAGACTATTTCAAAAAATCAGACTCAGAATTTTCATGGCCTGAAGGTTTACGACCATACCTTAATGAGG GAGACAGTTTAGGTTTAACTCCAGCTGATGATAAAGAGCTAGCAGTACACGCTCTAGGAGGATGCATATATTTGCTTAAAGACTATTTcctggaacaacaattactggcACAAGGTCGATTCAAGTCCTACACTCCACCAGATTTCTTAGAGGATGGAAGCTCTACGACTTCTAAGTTTGCGAATAATAtg ATCCTAGACGCAATCACTATTAACAACTTGAGAATTTTCGGTGACGGATCTTTAATGAAAACGCTAGATCGTTGTTGCACCGCTTTTGGAAAAAG GTTGTTACGTGAATGGATATGTAGACCATCCTGTCGTAAAAACGTCATACTTGAGCGTCAGGAAGCCATACAAGAATTAATGGATCATTCAGAAACTGTACAGTCTGCACGTAGTATGCTAGCTACTCTCCCTGATCTTGAAAGACTATTGAGCAA gatACACGCTCAAGGAAATGCAGCACGATTAAATAATCATCCTGATGGCAGAGCAATTATGTTCGAGGGTCAAACCTATTCGAAAAggaaaattttagatttcacTACTACACTCAACGGCTTCGAGGAAGCATTAAAAATAGTTGCTTTATTTGAAG ATTTTAATACCGCTTTAATTACGAGGTGCACTAAAATTGAACCGGATGGCGAATTTCCTTCGTTAAGAGAGACTCTAGATTATTTCAAG ACTGCTTTCGACCATGAAGAGGCCAAAAAAGTAGGTTGTATCGTACCAAAAAAAGGAGTCGATGCCGAATATGATTCTGTTTTAATGGAACTATCAGATGTAAAGAAAGACGCGGAACAGTATCTTGAAAAGCAGAAACAACATTTTGGTGTGAAAGTCACGTTTTTCGGAAGCGATAAGAAACGTTACCAGATTGAAATCCCTGACTCCCAAGTCAAGAAAGTTGGATCGGGATATGAATTAACGTCGCAGAGGAAAGGATATAAGCGTTATTACACCGCTGAGGCAaag gAACTCTTAAGCCGACAAATAGCTGCCGAGGAACATAAAGATAAAGTATTAAAGGACTTGAACAGGAGAATATTTGCGCAATTTAGCGAGAAATATGACATGTGGAGTGCAGCTGTTTACAAATTGTCCATCTTGGACGTACTCATTTCGTTAGCAGAGTATGCTCTCAGCGGTGACATGTGTGTACCAGAAATTGTTAGCGATACAGATGGAGAG atatttattgaaattcgaGATGGACGGCATCCGTGCATTCTTTCGGACTCCTTCATACCAAATGATACTttattgggaattggagattctGCTTCTTTCATGATCTTAACTGGACCAAATATGGGTGGTAAATCAACACTTATGCGTCAGGTTGCGCTTCTTACAATAATGACACAAATT GGAAGTTACGTCCCTGCATCCTCTTGTCGTTTAACGCTGGTAGACCGTATATTCACGAGACTGGGAGCGAACGATGATATTCTAGCTGGTCAGAGTACATTCTTAGTAGAGCTAAGTGAAACTGCAGCAATATTGCAACACGCTACACCGTACTCGTTGGTTTTGCTCGACGAGTTAG GACGTGGTACATCGACGTACGATGGAACTGCGATAGCCGCTTCGGTTGTGGATGcgcttacaaaattaaaatgtcgTACATTATTTTCAACGCATTACCATTCTTTAGTGGAAGACTACAAAAACAAGAAGGACATTACATTAGCTCATATGGCGTGTATGGTAGAAAACGAGGAAGAGGGTGAAGTATCTCAGGAAACGGTGACGTTCTTGTACAAACTTAGCGAAGGAGCTTGTCCGAAGTCTTACGGTTTTAATGCCGCTCGACTGGCCGGAGTGCCGCTTGTAATTACAAATAGGGGACATGAAATATCAAAGAAACTGGAGAAGGAAACGAATCAGAAGCAGTTGTTCGCTGCTTTGTGCAAAGCAAATGGATCAGCGATAAAGGAACTCATTGCTGTCATATGA
- the aph-1 gene encoding gamma-secretase subunit Aph-1, whose translation MTVMDFFGCAFLAFGPPLAMFTFTVAVEPIRIIILIASAFFWLISLLLSSILWYAVVPLQNHLAFGLVFSVLFQEAFRYLLYWVLRKAERGLEKVTTTHVADSRHVFAYVCGLGFGFMSGAFALVNVLADAVGPGTMGLWRGTEYFFIISAATTLCFILLHTFWGVVFFSALDKRNWGQVIWVVGSHLFVSCMTLLNVYQAYVATTLSAYMVLIITTALAFKVAGGRAQNIPHCFTRK comes from the exons ATGACAGTTATGGATTTTTTTGGTTGTGCCTTTTTGGCGTTTGGCCCACCGTTGGCTATGTTTACGTTCACCGTTGCGGTCGAACCtattagaattattatactaatagcCAGTGCCTTCTTTTggcttatttctttattattgtcGTCGATTCTATGGTACGCCGTGGTGCCGCTTCAAAATCATCTAGCGTTTGGATTGGTGTTCTCTGTGTTATTTCAAGAAGCATTCAG GTATCTCTTATACTGGGTACTCAGGAAAGCTGAGAGAGGCTTAGAAAAAGTAACAACAACACATGTAGCAGATAGCAGACATGTATTTGCATATGTCTGTGGTTTAGGTTTTGGCTTTATGAGCGGTGCCTTTGCTCTAGTCAATGTCCTAGCAGACGCGGTTGGACCTGGAACCATGGGACTTTGGCGAGGCACAGAATACTTTTTTATAATATCAGCTGCCACCACTCTGTGCTTCATTCTACTACATACATTTTGGGGTGTTGTATTTTTCTCTGCTCTGGATAAAAGAAATTGGGGACAAGTTATTTGGGTTGTTGGCTCACATTTGTTTGTGTCGTGTATGACTTTGTTAAATGTATATCAAGCTTATGTAGCTACTACTTTGTCAGCTTATATGGTTTTGATAATAACAACTGCACTTGCATTCAAAGTTGCAGGAGGCAGAGCTCAAAATATACCTCACTGTTTTACAAGAAAGTga
- the MED17 gene encoding mediator complex subunit 17, producing MAYSVNVSVEAPIENQIQEITYDGQEIYQAPLTLSENLAKIAQKIDFSKTNGDDIKKESEGGEKGEEETKDSASFQLSLWPWDSVRNKLRNALTEVCVLADVLAIAKEKQYMVLDPVPQDPVEVKSMIPVYARKKALAGAASVIMMGADRLKNCQNELARNRTTPDFHIELLRLRQNWRLKKVSNSIIGDLSYRTAGSKFPQTGMFEVTKAEEEEKSSNSPPASPSTGNNMSGQPHPPNSKASALRVTIPSELQGVAYIKVLCQKDQEDLCSANISLLNNSAHSSNADMHWQQKLEAAQNVLFCKELFSQLAREAVHLRAPIPHMVVGNQIMATVLPGIQLIIGLCHSTGNEKKPAVPPPHKIDHDHVLEHSLHQLLREVHHKNTHHPFPHPSSGPLGPSKRRCLAGPTAADRYELLEMTKSQTLLEQIIQQAQHFFMRRRTEYVLDTIAKEVKDPLIVSHWNALNSPTQSCVKINILTHGYDTVCRTSLVVHVGERSLKCVCRDGRVMHMSYEPQELRDLIFCQIYQHQITAVQSLAKCMGWQFLANSSHLGLGAVEPLGNASSCILASPIGDRMIAVRCEPQTGVQVAIAHSPRKDFFPGQLVRERKWENLGGSFKEVRWDKMEGKNFLNKMELLMASLTSS from the exons ATGGCGTATTCGGTAAACGTTTCTGTAGAAGCACCGATCGAGAATCAGATTCAAGAAATCACTTATGATGGTCAAGAAATTTATCAAGC ACCTCTTACCCTCTCTGAAAACTTGGCGAAAATCGCGCAGAAAATTGACTTCAGCAAAACCAATGGAGATGATATTAAGAAAGAATCTGAAGGTGgagaaaagggtgaagaagaAACAAAAGACTCAGCTTCTTTCCAGTTATCCTTATGGCCATGGGACAGTGTTAGAAATAAATTGAG GAATGCATTGACAGAAGTGTGCGTACTGGCTGATGTCCTTGCAATTGCAAAAGAGAAGCAGTATATGGTTCTTGATCCTGTGCCACAAGATCCGGTAGAAGTAAAGTCTATGATACCAGTTTATGCTAGAAAGAAAGCTCTGGCAGGAGCAGCATCTGTTATTATGATGGGTGCTGATAGATTAAAGAATTGTCAGAATGAATTAGCTAGAAATAGAACGACTCCAGATTTTCATATTGAATTACTGAGGTTGAGACAAAATTGGCGTTTGAAGAAAGTTTCTAATTCGATCATTGGTGACCTTAGTTATAGAACAG CTGGTTCCAAGTTTCCTCAGACTGGTATGTTTGAAGTTACgaaagcagaagaagaagaaaaaagcaGTAATAGTCCTCCAGCTTCTCCTAGCACTGGTAACAATATGTCAGGTCAGccacatcctccaaattctaaGGCTTCTGCATTGCGTGTTACCATACCTAGTGAATTGCAAGGAGTTGCTTACATAAAAGTATTATGTCAGAAAG ACCAAGAAGACTTATGTAGTGCAAATATTAGTTTACTTAATAATAGTGCACATAGTTCCAATGCAGATATGCATTGGCAACAAAAATTGGAGGCTGCACAGAACGTTCTGTTTTGTAAAGAATTATTTAGTCAACTAGCAAGAGAAGCGGTACATTTACGAGCACCAATACCTCACATGGTTGTTGGTAATCAAATAATGGCAACG GTACTTCCTGGAATTCAGTTAATCATAGGACTTTGTCATAGTACAGGGAACGAGAAAAAACCTGCTGTTCCACCTCCtcataaaattgatcacgatcACGTATTAGAGCATTCGTTGCATCAATTGTTACGTGAAGTACATCACAAAAACACTCATCATCCGTTTCCGCATCCTTCCTCGGGACCCCTTGGACCTAGCAAACGTAGATGCTTAGCCGGTCCAACGGCCGCTGATAGATACGAACTGTTAGAAATGACAAAAAGTCAAACTCTTTTGGAACAAATTATTCAACAAGCCCAACACTTTTTTATGCGGCGGCGTACTGAATACGTTTTAGATACGATAGCGAAAGAAGTTAAAGATCCTTTAATCGTTTCTCATTGGAACGCATTGAATTCTCCTACACAATCTTgcgtaaaaattaatattttaacccATGGATATGATACTGTATGCAGAACATCGCTCGTTGTTCACGTGGGCGAAAGATCTTTAAAATGTGTCTGTCGAGACGGTAGAGTAATGCATATGAGTTATGAGCCTCAAGAATTAcgagatttaatattttgtcag ATTTATCAACATCAAATAACAGCAGTACAGTCATTAGCAAAATGTATGGGTTGGCAATTTTTAGCCAATAGTTCTCATCTTGGCTTAGGTGCAGTTGAACCTCTAGGAAATGCCAGCAGTTGCATTCTGGCTTCGCCAATCGGTGACAG GATGATAGCTGTTAGGTGTGAACCACAAACAGGAGTACAAGTAGCAATAGCTCATTCTCCTAGGAAAGACTTTTTCCCAGGACAATTAGTAAGAGAAAGGAAATGGGAGAACTTAGGTGGTTCTTTCAAAGAAGTTCGATGGGATAAAATGGAAGGAAAaaactttttaaacaaaatggagTTACTCATGGCTTCATTAACAAGTTCTTAA